In Citrobacter sp. RHB25-C09, the following proteins share a genomic window:
- a CDS encoding alkene reductase: protein MLFAQYALNALPLKNRIVMPPMTRSRAGAGDVATDMMADYYAQRASAGLIISEGTQISPQGQGYAWTPGIYSEAQIAGWKKVTDAVHHAGGKIFAQLWHVGRVSHTVLQPNGAAPVSSSAIQAEGVKVFVDVEGRGPENGVGEMIQHDMPRALTLEEIPAIVNDYAQAARNAIAAGFDGIELHGANGYLINQFIDSQANLRDDEYGGSLQNRLRFMKEVVEAVSAAIGKERVGIRLAPLTTLMGSRDDTPEATYLAAASVLNELGIAYIHIAEADWEDAPVMPAAFKEALRIIFHGTLIYSGKYTKARAEEALTKGWADLIGFGRPFIANPDLPHRLENDLPLNAPIKEKFFGGGKEGYLDYPAL from the coding sequence ATGTTATTTGCTCAATATGCGCTGAATGCGTTGCCATTAAAAAACCGTATTGTAATGCCACCGATGACGCGTTCCCGCGCCGGGGCGGGTGACGTTGCGACTGACATGATGGCGGACTATTACGCACAGCGCGCCAGTGCTGGACTTATCATCAGCGAAGGTACGCAAATCAGCCCGCAGGGGCAGGGTTATGCCTGGACGCCGGGAATTTATTCCGAGGCGCAGATTGCTGGCTGGAAAAAAGTGACCGATGCGGTGCATCACGCAGGCGGTAAAATTTTCGCCCAGCTGTGGCACGTCGGTCGCGTGTCTCACACCGTTCTGCAACCGAACGGCGCAGCACCGGTATCTTCTTCGGCGATTCAGGCCGAAGGGGTTAAAGTTTTTGTCGACGTTGAAGGCCGTGGCCCGGAAAATGGCGTTGGTGAGATGATTCAGCATGACATGCCGCGTGCGCTGACGCTGGAAGAGATCCCTGCCATCGTTAATGACTATGCACAGGCGGCGCGTAATGCGATTGCCGCTGGCTTTGACGGTATAGAACTGCACGGCGCCAACGGTTATCTCATTAACCAGTTTATTGATTCGCAGGCTAATCTGCGTGATGACGAATACGGCGGCTCGCTGCAAAACCGTCTGCGCTTTATGAAAGAGGTGGTGGAAGCCGTCTCTGCGGCGATTGGTAAAGAGCGCGTAGGGATCCGTCTCGCGCCGCTGACCACGCTGATGGGCTCCAGAGACGACACGCCAGAAGCAACTTACCTCGCGGCGGCAAGCGTATTGAACGAACTGGGTATTGCCTATATCCATATTGCCGAAGCCGACTGGGAAGACGCGCCGGTGATGCCTGCGGCATTTAAAGAAGCGCTGCGTATTATTTTCCACGGAACGCTGATTTACTCCGGTAAATACACCAAAGCGCGCGCCGAAGAAGCGCTGACAAAAGGCTGGGCGGATCTGATTGGTTTTGGTCGTCCGTTTATTGCCAACCCGGACCTGCCGCATCGTCTGGAGAATGATTTACCGCTGAATGCGCCCATCAAAGAGAAATTCTTTGGCGGTGGTAAAGAAGGGTATCTGGATTACCCTGCTCTTTGA
- a CDS encoding TRAP transporter substrate-binding protein, with the protein MKTKQFRSARRFLTVACLGTALIAGSALTSFAEAAINFRVYSSLPGDESSAHYIWFSRFQDNLNKNEKLKGQIKLNYFANAMLGKEADATQQVRIGAINMMISGTSIWATLVPEIGVLDLGYLFKDYDQVGKALDGKAGEQLSDLMMKKANVMVLGYGYNLGARNVYTKKAIEKPEDLKNLKIRVLPVPNFIATLNHMGAVAIPMPGGEVYSSLQMGVIDGVEHDAPTIYASKYYEIIKNGTFTRHSYNPLMIAMNKKSFEQIPEPLRADVLAAAKEATEYERQQASQKEQEAIKNLEAKGVTFRTTDTAFFAQSVQPVWDAFLKQYPHMKPTVDEITAEAP; encoded by the coding sequence ATGAAAACCAAACAGTTTCGTTCAGCCAGACGCTTTCTAACCGTTGCTTGTCTAGGAACCGCGTTGATTGCCGGTAGCGCATTAACCTCATTTGCTGAGGCCGCCATCAATTTTCGCGTTTACTCTTCTCTACCGGGCGATGAATCCTCTGCTCACTACATCTGGTTCAGCCGTTTTCAGGACAACCTGAATAAAAACGAAAAACTAAAAGGCCAGATTAAACTCAATTATTTCGCCAACGCCATGCTGGGAAAAGAAGCCGATGCCACGCAACAGGTGCGCATCGGTGCAATTAACATGATGATCTCAGGCACGTCTATTTGGGCCACACTGGTGCCCGAAATTGGCGTACTGGATCTCGGCTATCTGTTTAAAGACTACGACCAGGTCGGGAAAGCGCTGGATGGCAAAGCGGGTGAACAGCTTTCCGATTTGATGATGAAAAAAGCGAACGTGATGGTGCTGGGTTATGGCTATAACCTTGGCGCACGTAACGTTTACACCAAAAAAGCGATTGAGAAGCCGGAGGATTTAAAGAACCTGAAAATCCGCGTGCTGCCGGTACCTAACTTTATCGCCACGCTAAATCACATGGGGGCAGTGGCAATTCCCATGCCGGGCGGCGAAGTCTATTCCAGCCTGCAAATGGGCGTGATCGACGGCGTTGAACACGATGCGCCAACCATCTACGCCAGTAAATACTATGAAATCATCAAGAACGGCACATTCACTCGTCACAGCTACAACCCGCTGATGATTGCCATGAACAAGAAGAGCTTCGAACAGATTCCTGAACCGCTTCGTGCCGACGTGCTGGCAGCCGCAAAAGAGGCGACGGAGTATGAGCGCCAGCAGGCCAGCCAAAAAGAGCAGGAAGCCATCAAAAATCTCGAAGCGAAAGGGGTCACCTTCCGCACCACGGACACCGCTTTCTTCGCGCAGTCCGTACAGCCCGTCTGGGACGCCTTCCTTAAGCAATATCCGCACATGAAACCGACAGTGGATGAGATCACTGCGGAAGCGCCGTAA
- a CDS encoding TRAP transporter large permease subunit, producing MADIPLKKTGENTLLKLLSRLSKGLTTLTSWAGALVLFTNVLVVFASVIWRYALHSPIHWAEEVARALMIALVFFGVATSTGRGGHIGVDLFLRFLPENIRPYVVHASRWILFLVSTGLVVSSYDLVQAARLQTTETGLPQTIYVIPVLIGSVVMMVAALEHALQERARVVLLSGGGIVVLAALGYLKLSLMADPASAAAGLMLICFVLGILAGVPIAFTLGMSAMVFFICDPSLPFVFFSQQVAAGVDHFVLLAIPFFLLAGAAMEINGMSTRLVELIVRGMGRFRGGLNMTTVLSMAFFSGISGSKLADVAAVGGVLMPAVRRAKQDSEEAAGVFAASAVMAETIPPCVNLIVMGFVANISIGALFIAGLIPAACLLVLLMVAANRFGGKINVNEAYPVLRPRTQLYLGAAVGLVMIFMIGRGVMMGIATSTEISAFAVIYAIVVGRLAFRELTLKATVKMFVDIAAMSGVLLFIVACATSLSYALTIQMIPQQIAELLVGIGMEQGAWLFLLLTVVILIIFGAVLEGAPALIIFAPILVPIAIQLGFNPLHFGIVMIMAMGFGLFSPPIGLGLYTTCAICGVEMKHVIRPMAKYLAVVFVGIIIVALVAPLTTWLPGLAGY from the coding sequence ATGGCAGATATCCCTTTGAAAAAAACGGGTGAAAATACGTTGCTGAAGCTGCTGAGCCGACTGAGTAAAGGGCTTACTACCCTGACGTCCTGGGCCGGTGCTTTGGTGCTGTTTACCAACGTACTGGTGGTCTTCGCCTCCGTGATCTGGCGCTATGCGTTACATTCGCCCATCCACTGGGCGGAAGAGGTGGCACGAGCGCTGATGATCGCACTGGTCTTCTTCGGTGTCGCAACATCGACGGGCAGAGGCGGACACATTGGCGTCGATCTGTTCCTGCGATTTCTCCCCGAAAACATTCGTCCGTATGTGGTACATGCCAGTCGCTGGATCCTGTTCCTGGTTTCCACTGGCCTCGTGGTTTCCAGCTATGACCTGGTACAGGCCGCGCGATTGCAGACGACCGAAACCGGACTTCCTCAGACCATCTATGTTATTCCGGTGCTCATCGGCTCCGTGGTGATGATGGTGGCAGCGCTGGAGCATGCGCTGCAAGAACGTGCCCGTGTGGTTCTTCTGAGCGGCGGCGGTATCGTGGTACTCGCGGCGCTGGGGTATTTAAAATTGTCGCTGATGGCTGACCCGGCCAGCGCGGCGGCAGGATTAATGCTGATTTGCTTCGTCCTGGGCATCCTGGCGGGAGTACCGATCGCCTTTACGCTCGGCATGTCCGCGATGGTCTTTTTCATCTGCGATCCCTCGCTGCCATTTGTGTTTTTCTCGCAGCAGGTCGCCGCCGGGGTTGACCACTTTGTGCTGCTGGCAATTCCGTTCTTCCTGCTTGCCGGTGCGGCAATGGAAATCAACGGCATGTCGACGCGCCTGGTTGAGCTGATTGTGCGCGGTATGGGGCGGTTTCGCGGTGGTTTAAACATGACAACCGTGCTGTCGATGGCCTTTTTCTCCGGTATTTCCGGCTCCAAACTGGCGGATGTTGCTGCCGTCGGTGGCGTGCTAATGCCTGCCGTGCGTCGCGCCAAACAGGATAGCGAAGAGGCCGCAGGGGTATTTGCTGCGTCGGCAGTGATGGCGGAAACCATTCCACCATGCGTCAACCTGATCGTCATGGGCTTTGTCGCCAACATATCCATCGGGGCGCTGTTTATTGCCGGGTTGATCCCCGCAGCATGTCTGCTGGTGCTGTTGATGGTCGCGGCAAACCGTTTCGGCGGAAAAATCAACGTCAACGAAGCCTATCCCGTTTTACGTCCGCGTACTCAGCTTTACCTCGGTGCCGCCGTAGGGCTGGTGATGATCTTTATGATTGGCCGTGGGGTCATGATGGGGATTGCTACCTCAACGGAAATTTCCGCCTTTGCGGTGATCTACGCCATCGTGGTGGGACGACTGGCGTTCCGGGAACTCACCCTGAAAGCCACGGTGAAGATGTTCGTTGATATCGCGGCGATGTCCGGCGTGCTGCTGTTCATTGTGGCTTGTGCTACCAGCCTTTCTTACGCGCTGACTATCCAGATGATCCCGCAGCAAATCGCGGAACTGTTAGTCGGTATTGGCATGGAGCAGGGGGCGTGGCTGTTCCTGCTGTTAACCGTGGTCATCCTGATTATTTTTGGTGCCGTACTGGAAGGCGCGCCAGCGCTGATTATTTTCGCCCCAATCCTCGTGCCGATTGCCATTCAGCTTGGGTTCAATCCGCTGCACTTTGGCATCGTGATGATTATGGCGATGGGCTTTGGTCTGTTCTCTCCGCCTATCGGCCTGGGCCTGTATACCACCTGTGCGATTTGCGGCGTGGAAATGAAACATGTCATCCGACCGATGGCGAAATATCTGGCGGTTGTTTTTGTGGGAATCATTATTGTCGCGCTGGTTGCGCCATTAACCACCTGGTTGCCCGGACTGGCGGGTTATTAA
- a CDS encoding SDR family NAD(P)-dependent oxidoreductase → MGSLAGKKAFITGAEQGIGKESAKKLIEAGCDIYIHYFNGESGPRELMAMAQEKGCRAAIGFADLTNEEDAARCVQEAAEFLGGIDILVNNVGGIIARRWLGDIEPHFWRTVIDVNMTTMLNVTQQALPWLKAAPAGASIVNLASLAGRSGGHAGSLVYSTTKGAVLTWTRSLAAELGEHGIRVNAVAPGLILGTRFHDQHTTQASADQTIQAIPLGRAGTPEDVARAICFLASEYDGFVSGATIDINGGIYRA, encoded by the coding sequence ATGGGATCATTAGCAGGGAAAAAAGCGTTTATTACCGGTGCTGAGCAAGGTATTGGTAAAGAATCCGCGAAAAAACTGATTGAGGCAGGATGCGACATCTATATTCATTATTTCAACGGTGAATCGGGGCCGCGAGAATTAATGGCCATGGCACAGGAAAAAGGATGCCGTGCGGCCATTGGCTTTGCCGATTTAACTAACGAAGAAGATGCCGCGCGTTGCGTTCAGGAAGCGGCTGAATTCCTGGGCGGCATTGATATTCTGGTGAATAACGTCGGCGGCATTATTGCCCGCAGATGGCTTGGTGATATCGAGCCGCATTTCTGGCGCACGGTAATTGATGTGAACATGACGACGATGCTAAATGTCACCCAGCAGGCGCTGCCGTGGCTGAAGGCTGCGCCTGCAGGAGCAAGTATTGTGAATCTGGCCTCGCTGGCCGGGCGTTCTGGCGGTCATGCGGGTTCATTGGTTTACTCCACAACGAAAGGGGCGGTGTTAACCTGGACGCGCTCGCTCGCCGCCGAGCTGGGAGAGCATGGCATTCGGGTCAATGCGGTTGCGCCGGGGCTGATTCTGGGCACGCGTTTTCACGATCAGCACACTACTCAGGCCTCCGCAGATCAGACAATCCAGGCGATTCCGCTGGGGCGTGCCGGAACACCGGAAGACGTCGCCAGAGCGATCTGCTTCCTTGCCTCTGAATATGATGGTTTTGTATCCGGTGCAACAATTGATATTAACGGCGGGATTTATCGGGCGTAA
- a CDS encoding RbsD/FucU family protein: MIKSDIIHPDLLQGLAQCGHKANILITDANYSFLTNTSPLARIVWLNFSPGLISSTVILEKILGYINVEKATLMSSPVDFDNTIEREYRDILSPMAEFEYVERNAFYSQAKSSDTMLVIASGETRRFANILLTVGPTFL; encoded by the coding sequence ATGATAAAGTCGGATATTATTCATCCTGATTTATTGCAGGGGCTGGCGCAGTGTGGTCATAAAGCGAATATCCTTATTACGGATGCGAATTATTCTTTTCTGACCAATACCTCGCCGTTGGCACGTATTGTCTGGTTGAATTTTTCACCGGGGTTAATCAGCAGTACAGTCATTCTGGAGAAAATTCTCGGCTATATTAATGTTGAAAAAGCGACATTAATGTCCAGCCCGGTCGATTTCGATAATACGATTGAGCGTGAATATCGCGATATTCTTTCACCGATGGCCGAGTTTGAATATGTTGAACGCAACGCTTTCTATTCCCAGGCAAAATCTTCAGATACGATGCTGGTTATTGCCTCGGGGGAAACCCGCCGATTTGCCAATATTCTTTTAACCGTTGGCCCAACGTTTCTTTGA
- a CDS encoding LacI family DNA-binding transcriptional regulator — MANIRDVAKHAGVSVSTVSNVLNGRTDQMRAETLERIQQSMQTLNYFPNRVAQQLKTGHAKMIGLLVPSIVNPSFAALAREVDLAAKKRLYRVLIGNTYRQVEEEEAFLDDMFSHGVRGIIVAACDIEKPHFVQAAKQGMMMVNYDGRMPANVESDGFTLDSVSMDNVDAGRMAAEHLIARGCRTLIFATVAGMTPSRAHKIEGFLSVVKQHGLYREGMIVEGQAMAAYGDTEMTELGRALAQKIGQQSPLPDGIVAINDAFGIGLMTGLHQAGINVPEQISIVGIDNISLSELVYPGLTSIMPPLKEMAEVMVERLIDRIENPALAPQEYLFPPSLVTRQSVREA; from the coding sequence ATGGCGAACATTCGAGATGTCGCGAAGCATGCTGGCGTGTCAGTCAGTACCGTATCCAACGTGCTCAATGGCCGCACCGATCAAATGCGGGCCGAAACGCTTGAGCGTATTCAGCAAAGCATGCAGACCCTGAATTATTTCCCCAATCGGGTCGCCCAGCAGCTAAAAACGGGACACGCCAAAATGATTGGCCTGCTGGTTCCTTCGATTGTGAACCCAAGCTTCGCCGCCCTTGCGCGAGAGGTCGATCTGGCCGCTAAAAAACGGCTGTATCGGGTACTGATTGGGAATACCTACCGTCAGGTCGAAGAAGAAGAAGCCTTTCTGGACGATATGTTTTCTCACGGCGTCAGAGGAATCATCGTTGCCGCCTGCGATATAGAAAAACCACATTTCGTTCAGGCCGCGAAGCAGGGCATGATGATGGTGAACTACGATGGCCGAATGCCTGCCAACGTCGAATCGGATGGCTTCACGCTGGACAGCGTCTCTATGGATAACGTTGATGCCGGACGAATGGCGGCTGAACATCTGATCGCCCGCGGCTGCCGTACCCTTATTTTTGCCACCGTTGCCGGCATGACGCCCAGCCGGGCGCATAAAATCGAAGGTTTTCTCAGCGTGGTAAAACAGCATGGGCTTTATCGTGAAGGGATGATCGTCGAAGGTCAGGCCATGGCCGCCTATGGTGATACCGAAATGACGGAACTGGGTCGGGCGCTGGCGCAAAAAATCGGTCAACAATCACCGCTTCCCGATGGCATTGTCGCCATTAACGACGCATTCGGGATTGGGTTGATGACCGGCCTGCATCAGGCGGGCATTAACGTACCGGAGCAGATTTCGATTGTCGGTATCGACAACATTTCGCTCTCCGAACTGGTTTACCCCGGTCTGACGTCAATCATGCCGCCGTTGAAAGAAATGGCAGAAGTGATGGTGGAACGTCTTATCGATCGGATTGAAAACCCGGCTCTCGCGCCGCAGGAATACCTGTTCCCACCGTCACTGGTTACCCGGCAATCCGTGCGCGAAGCCTGA
- a CDS encoding undecaprenyl-phosphate glucose phosphotransferase → MSTCSLKFNSEECSAFIKVLDFTVINATLITSAWFFETKYFGTAVLFCLLFSTLFLLFSEYTKVYQRKIRKFRFRDFKGILGSALLAIVLCEVIRYTLAQVYPQGDFNSLGDDFVSPIVVWYLLPFPALLCIRYLLLKYTSRKSTRVAIVGVTENGLAVEEALRNEYSNMQLDLAFYDERDFSRLDDVAKKIKSPFKGSVQTLVEEARRGNVDEIYIALPMVALQRIRHFLSMMSDTTVDTYIVPDFYTYSNNMSKFRNIHDLHTIAIFSSPFEGVSSFIKRAEDLIVGSIIMVMISLLMLIIAIGIKLTSRGPVFFKQDRYGLSGQKIKVWKFRTMKVMENDDVVKQATKNDPRVTPFGAFLRRTSLDELPQFINVIQGSMSIVGPRPHAVAHNELYRKQVENYMIRHKVKPGITGLAQVNGFRGEIDTLYKMEKRVQYDIEYIKKWSLWLDIKIIIKTISKGFVGKNAY, encoded by the coding sequence ATGTCGACATGTTCATTAAAATTCAATAGTGAAGAATGTTCTGCATTCATCAAGGTGCTTGATTTCACTGTAATCAATGCAACATTGATTACAAGCGCCTGGTTCTTTGAAACGAAGTATTTTGGTACGGCAGTATTATTTTGTCTGCTCTTCTCTACTCTCTTTTTGTTATTTTCAGAATACACAAAGGTATACCAACGGAAAATCAGGAAATTTCGTTTTCGTGATTTTAAAGGGATTCTCGGCAGTGCATTACTGGCTATAGTTCTTTGTGAAGTAATCAGGTATACGCTTGCACAAGTATATCCTCAGGGGGATTTTAACTCGCTGGGTGATGATTTTGTTTCCCCTATTGTCGTATGGTATCTATTACCGTTTCCTGCTCTTTTGTGTATTCGCTATTTACTTCTTAAGTATACGTCCAGAAAAAGCACCCGGGTGGCAATTGTTGGTGTTACCGAAAACGGCCTGGCAGTTGAAGAGGCATTGCGAAACGAATACTCAAACATGCAGCTGGACCTTGCTTTTTATGATGAGCGGGATTTTTCGCGGCTCGATGATGTAGCAAAGAAGATTAAAAGTCCATTTAAGGGTTCGGTACAGACACTGGTCGAAGAGGCCAGACGAGGGAATGTTGATGAAATTTATATCGCTCTGCCGATGGTTGCTTTGCAGCGTATCCGTCATTTTCTGTCGATGATGTCAGATACTACGGTGGATACCTATATTGTTCCTGACTTTTATACTTACAGTAACAATATGTCCAAATTTCGCAATATCCATGATCTGCATACCATTGCTATTTTCAGTTCGCCGTTCGAAGGAGTGAGTTCATTTATCAAGCGTGCGGAAGATCTGATTGTGGGCAGCATTATCATGGTTATGATTTCCTTATTAATGCTGATTATTGCGATTGGCATCAAACTGACTTCTCGTGGACCTGTATTTTTTAAACAGGATCGGTACGGGCTAAGCGGACAAAAGATTAAAGTCTGGAAATTCCGCACCATGAAGGTCATGGAAAACGATGATGTCGTGAAACAAGCCACGAAGAACGATCCTCGGGTGACACCCTTCGGGGCCTTTTTACGCCGCACTTCTCTCGATGAGCTGCCGCAATTTATCAACGTCATTCAGGGAAGTATGTCAATTGTTGGCCCCCGACCCCATGCGGTTGCACATAACGAGCTGTACCGTAAGCAGGTTGAGAACTACATGATACGTCATAAGGTAAAACCGGGGATCACTGGTCTTGCGCAGGTCAACGGCTTCCGTGGGGAAATTGATACGCTCTATAAAATGGAAAAAAGAGTTCAGTACGACATTGAATACATCAAGAAATGGTCTTTATGGCTGGATATAAAAATTATTATTAAAACAATTTCTAAAGGGTTTGTCGGAAAGAATGCGTATTAA
- a CDS encoding outer membrane beta-barrel protein, translating into MRIKLLAITGIVILQPVWAEPIPKSHTGIAGVDFQSDVAANYGYSDNITFQPHSSKEKDSVFQSITPTLSMVGERFQDKYLLMYSGDYRRYDKDSADNYNDHFFRFNGAWRYGLKHGLTLNLEDSLGHEERGRGITEGFVQEQFRQFGITSPLSPHFVNSELRYSYGAPEGRGKAELALQYKKLRFGKTGGVRNADVDFYNYLLEQEWYENSLIAEVYDQYTANTRFRYSFITNQRRYDRLSEKDSNEYYLRYGVKSQLSDKTNIDMNVAWLYKTFENNANARNFNGLNWDIQGEWKPLKQSVVTLHTSQNIKDPSEVGGYILFTKYGVSYQHFWLGDRFSTTLDYSLSREDYKKQDKNRRDRNGVFTMKMSYDYTPSVNVELKYLLNKLDSNKNTDSFYIGPNDEREVTRTLGYDNSMIMLTAKVQI; encoded by the coding sequence ATGCGTATTAAACTTTTGGCCATTACCGGAATTGTCATTCTACAACCGGTATGGGCCGAACCCATCCCGAAATCACATACAGGCATTGCGGGGGTAGATTTTCAAAGCGACGTTGCAGCGAATTATGGTTATTCAGATAACATCACCTTTCAACCACACAGCAGCAAGGAGAAAGATTCTGTATTTCAGAGCATTACGCCGACGTTAAGTATGGTAGGCGAGCGTTTTCAGGATAAATATTTGCTGATGTATTCCGGTGACTACCGTCGTTACGATAAGGACTCTGCCGACAACTACAACGATCATTTTTTCCGTTTTAACGGCGCATGGCGATACGGGCTGAAACACGGACTGACCCTGAATCTAGAAGATTCTCTGGGGCATGAGGAGCGCGGGCGCGGAATTACAGAAGGTTTTGTCCAGGAACAATTTAGACAGTTCGGTATTACGTCTCCTTTGAGCCCCCATTTTGTGAATAGCGAATTGCGTTACAGTTATGGTGCACCTGAAGGACGCGGCAAGGCTGAGTTGGCATTACAGTATAAAAAGTTACGTTTCGGTAAGACGGGCGGGGTCCGTAATGCTGATGTAGACTTTTACAATTATCTCCTTGAGCAGGAGTGGTACGAAAATAGTCTTATTGCTGAAGTTTACGACCAATATACCGCGAACACACGTTTTCGTTATAGTTTTATTACTAACCAGCGTCGATACGATCGTTTATCTGAAAAAGATAGCAACGAGTACTATTTGCGCTATGGAGTAAAGTCCCAATTATCGGACAAAACAAACATCGACATGAATGTCGCGTGGTTGTATAAGACGTTTGAGAATAATGCCAACGCTCGAAATTTTAATGGATTGAATTGGGACATACAGGGAGAGTGGAAGCCGCTAAAACAGTCTGTTGTTACGCTACATACTTCACAGAATATTAAAGATCCGTCCGAGGTGGGTGGATATATTTTATTCACCAAATATGGTGTTTCGTACCAACACTTTTGGTTGGGGGATCGTTTTTCTACTACCCTGGATTATTCTCTTAGCCGGGAGGATTACAAAAAACAGGACAAAAATCGTCGTGACAGGAATGGCGTGTTTACGATGAAAATGAGTTACGACTATACCCCTTCGGTTAACGTTGAACTCAAGTATCTTCTGAATAAGTTGGATTCGAATAAGAATACGGATTCGTTCTACATTGGACCTAACGACGAGCGGGAAGTAACAAGGACGTTAGGTTATGACAATTCAATGATTATGCTTACTGCTAAGGTTCAGATATAA
- a CDS encoding polysaccharide biosynthesis/export family protein yields MKVINLCTFLLCSILLVGCSSTRPPLTDDASTVTESYILGAGDTVNIMVYGEPEMTMKFIIDKSGAITFPYIGKLMLKGKTAEQVGKEITQKLRGHYLQNPMVTVSIAEFRKFYVSGEVRNPNGYAYEPGMTVEKSIALAGGFTDRADRKDINIRLSGNNELLENVALTHSVRPGDVVIIGMGFF; encoded by the coding sequence ATGAAAGTAATCAATTTGTGCACATTTTTACTGTGCAGTATTTTGTTGGTGGGTTGCTCATCCACCCGACCGCCTTTAACAGACGACGCGTCGACTGTCACGGAGAGTTATATTCTGGGTGCCGGCGATACGGTCAATATCATGGTTTACGGTGAACCCGAGATGACCATGAAATTTATCATCGATAAAAGCGGCGCTATTACTTTCCCTTATATCGGTAAACTGATGCTGAAAGGGAAAACGGCAGAGCAGGTGGGGAAAGAAATTACCCAGAAGCTACGTGGGCATTATTTGCAAAACCCAATGGTCACCGTCAGCATCGCAGAATTTCGTAAATTCTATGTCTCTGGAGAAGTTAGAAATCCCAATGGTTATGCCTATGAACCCGGCATGACTGTTGAGAAGTCTATTGCCCTGGCGGGTGGGTTTACCGATCGCGCGGATCGCAAAGATATCAATATCCGACTCTCAGGGAATAATGAACTGCTTGAGAATGTGGCATTGACCCATTCTGTCCGTCCTGGGGACGTAGTGATCATTGGAATGGGATTTTTCTAA